The proteins below come from a single Chitinivibrionia bacterium genomic window:
- a CDS encoding fused MFS/spermidine synthase, with product MANFLFFLSGASSLIYQICWIRLSSLIFGSTIAALSMTTAVFFGGMALGNYLIVRKPREFTPKLYAKLEYALVLLGLVSIVYFRFAATLPFNDSFLGFLPQLLLMIVAVGLPAIIMGASFPVMVGLTKENSPEKKISGVYFINSLGAVFGTVLCGFVLLQFIGITSSIFAAAAIGLFIAVSVRFVFKNSATPAPVLPAAPLPLLPIVLFAIVGFNGMLAEIVANRFLALIITNTIFVYTLTIAFVILGLSLGAGIFGKIMEKLPKDYNWFGILAFAWAAVFGAIFFLLPTRFWMTTTAEQTISSIVFITAIIAFIPSLISGAMFPAAIRMTNNKSSEKIAGVLSSVNTLGGICGSLLAGFVLLPTIGVANTVLLAIIISVSVAFFAIYKYSPKKITLILVLLPIAVLFFGHTNYRDFIRNYLSFGKRQTLLVYKEGREAVVSVLTAGGVKTMEIDRLWQGENRKTRQIMAAHIPAIISRDDPRNVLIIGFGTGLTASRFLHYDIENLVAVDIERAVFDFAKSEFGADFLYNDNVRILVEDGRNTLRRQDLKYDIISVEIGQVFRPHSAGFYTREFYEAASLRLTENGIISQFVPIASFNFHKFKSVIKTFISVFPNAQLWYNGSEFLLLGTNGEFSDLSSERATNIFTQNQSVINDLKWSYWGGALYPLSDRRVLAANFLMGRHDLASVAMDGIIFTDDLPILEFYAAVNRQNPPFIDSLQRFLSPVELIIPEIIDRDDLLGIEGIRKSNIGDIIASELFFAYMNQIHPVPALLEEALKHNPLNLHVLSELASIKYEQRDFQNSVVFFNMALRLNPHNTFMRRQFALALIQVDAINPAIENLLITIDMAPDDFIAHTILAGLMIQRQNFELAMEHIEFALRIRPNYSEALRMHEYLSTLFQMQDTLR from the coding sequence ATGGCTAATTTTTTGTTTTTTTTGTCGGGCGCGTCGTCGCTCATTTATCAAATTTGTTGGATTAGATTATCATCACTCATTTTCGGCTCTACAATAGCCGCTTTATCTATGACCACAGCCGTTTTCTTCGGCGGAATGGCTCTGGGAAACTATTTAATAGTGCGAAAACCACGAGAATTTACACCAAAATTATACGCAAAATTAGAATACGCGCTTGTACTTTTGGGACTTGTAAGTATTGTATATTTCAGATTTGCCGCAACTTTGCCCTTTAACGACAGTTTTTTAGGATTTCTGCCGCAACTTTTGCTTATGATTGTCGCCGTCGGACTTCCCGCAATAATTATGGGCGCGTCGTTCCCCGTAATGGTCGGTCTTACAAAAGAAAATTCGCCCGAAAAGAAAATATCGGGAGTGTATTTCATAAATTCGCTCGGCGCGGTTTTCGGAACTGTTCTTTGCGGATTTGTCCTTTTGCAATTTATCGGAATAACAAGTTCCATATTTGCCGCCGCCGCAATCGGTCTTTTTATTGCTGTCTCGGTGAGATTTGTATTTAAAAACAGTGCGACCCCCGCCCCCGTTTTACCCGCCGCTCCCCTACCGCTTTTGCCGATAGTTCTTTTTGCAATCGTCGGATTTAACGGAATGTTAGCCGAAATTGTAGCAAACAGATTTTTGGCACTCATTATTACAAACACTATTTTTGTTTATACGCTGACTATCGCTTTCGTAATTTTAGGTTTGTCGCTCGGAGCGGGAATTTTCGGAAAAATTATGGAGAAACTGCCCAAAGATTACAACTGGTTCGGCATTTTGGCATTTGCTTGGGCGGCTGTTTTCGGCGCGATTTTCTTTTTACTTCCCACCCGTTTTTGGATGACAACCACGGCAGAACAGACAATTTCCTCTATTGTATTTATAACCGCCATTATCGCGTTTATTCCCTCTCTTATATCGGGAGCAATGTTTCCTGCGGCAATCAGAATGACAAACAACAAATCGAGCGAGAAAATTGCGGGGGTTCTGTCGTCCGTAAACACACTCGGCGGAATTTGCGGCTCGCTTTTGGCAGGATTTGTGCTTTTACCGACAATCGGGGTTGCCAATACCGTTCTTTTGGCTATAATTATTTCCGTATCGGTCGCATTTTTTGCCATTTACAAATATTCGCCTAAAAAAATCACGCTCATTTTAGTTTTACTGCCAATCGCCGTGCTATTTTTCGGGCATACAAATTACAGAGATTTTATAAGAAATTATCTGTCTTTCGGCAAACGCCAAACCCTTTTGGTTTACAAAGAAGGGCGCGAAGCTGTAGTTTCGGTTTTAACGGCAGGCGGCGTAAAAACAATGGAAATCGACCGCTTGTGGCAAGGTGAAAACCGCAAAACGCGTCAGATTATGGCGGCGCACATTCCCGCAATAATCTCAAGAGACGACCCGAGAAATGTTCTCATTATAGGTTTCGGAACAGGACTTACGGCGAGCAGATTTTTGCATTACGACATAGAAAATCTTGTTGCCGTCGATATAGAAAGAGCTGTATTCGACTTCGCAAAAAGTGAATTCGGCGCAGATTTTCTTTACAACGACAACGTTAGAATACTTGTTGAAGACGGACGAAATACTCTTAGGCGCCAAGATTTAAAATACGATATAATTTCAGTGGAAATCGGACAAGTTTTCCGCCCGCACTCCGCAGGATTTTACACTCGCGAATTTTACGAAGCCGCTTCACTCAGGCTTACCGAAAACGGAATTATAAGCCAATTTGTGCCGATAGCATCGTTTAACTTCCATAAATTTAAATCGGTAATAAAGACATTTATCAGCGTTTTCCCGAATGCTCAATTATGGTACAACGGAAGCGAATTTTTACTGCTCGGCACAAACGGCGAATTTTCAGATTTGAGCAGTGAACGAGCAACAAATATATTCACGCAAAACCAAAGTGTAATAAATGATTTGAAGTGGAGTTATTGGGGCGGCGCTCTTTATCCGCTTTCCGACAGACGAGTTCTTGCGGCAAACTTCCTTATGGGACGCCACGATTTGGCGTCAGTCGCAATGGACGGCATAATTTTTACCGACGACCTGCCGATACTTGAATTTTACGCCGCCGTTAATCGTCAAAACCCGCCTTTTATTGACTCTTTGCAAAGATTTCTTTCTCCCGTGGAATTGATAATCCCCGAAATTATAGACCGAGACGACCTATTGGGAATAGAAGGAATACGCAAAAGCAACATTGGCGACATAATCGCGAGCGAACTGTTTTTTGCGTATATGAACCAAATACACCCCGTCCCCGCACTTTTGGAAGAAGCGTTAAAGCATAACCCGCTGAACTTGCACGTATTATCGGAACTCGCAAGCATAAAATATGAACAGCGAGACTTTCAAAACTCGGTGGTATTTTTCAATATGGCATTAAGACTAAATCCGCACAACACCTTTATGCGCCGACAATTCGCCCTCGCTTTAATACAAGTTGACGCGATAAATCCCGCTATAGAAAATCTTCTGATAACCATAGATATGGCGCCCGACGATTTCATAGCGCACACCATACTCGCAGGTCTTATGATACAGCGCCAAAATTTTGAGTTGGCAATGGAGCACATAGAGTTTGCTTTGCGAATAAGACCGAATTACTCGGAAGCATTGCGTATGCACGAGTATTTGAGCACCCTGTTTCAAATGCAGGACACGCTTCGATGA
- the rplT gene encoding 50S ribosomal protein L20, with amino-acid sequence MPRAKNRVASRARRKRVLHAAKGYFGKRKNAIVSAMDAVWRAGVYAYRDRKQKKRQFRALWIMRINAAVREHGLNYSTFTAGLKKNNVELDRKVLANLAVNEPTAFKAVVEKVRATA; translated from the coding sequence ATGCCAAGAGCTAAAAATAGGGTTGCTTCCAGAGCAAGAAGAAAAAGAGTGCTCCACGCCGCAAAAGGATATTTCGGCAAAAGAAAAAATGCGATAGTCAGCGCAATGGACGCAGTTTGGCGCGCGGGCGTTTATGCTTATCGCGACAGAAAACAGAAAAAGAGACAGTTCCGCGCTTTGTGGATAATGAGAATTAACGCGGCAGTTCGCGAACACGGGCTTAATTATTCAACATTCACCGCAGGTCTCAAAAAGAACAATGTCGAATTAGACAGAAAAGTTCTTGCAAACCTTGCAGTAAACGAACCTACCGCGTTCAAAGCTGTAGTGGAAAAAGTAAGAGCTACAGCGTAA
- the rpmI gene encoding 50S ribosomal protein L35, producing MPKMKTRKAAKKRFGLTGTGKVRRSKAFKNHILTKKSPKRKRNLRGSALVHKSQEKKIKAMIAA from the coding sequence ATGCCTAAAATGAAGACCAGAAAAGCCGCGAAAAAACGGTTTGGTTTGACGGGAACGGGAAAAGTAAGACGCAGTAAGGCGTTTAAAAACCACATTTTGACCAAGAAAAGTCCGAAGAGAAAGAGAAATCTTCGCGGGTCGGCGCTTGTTCACAAATCGCAAGAGAAAAAAATTAAAGCAATGATTGCTGCATAA
- the infC gene encoding translation initiation factor IF-3, with amino-acid sequence MIRFSEVRVIGADNEPLGVMSSRDAMDVARGRDLDLVLIAEAATPPVCKVMNYGKYKYEQAKKQKDNKKKQAKTTVKEIKLAPRVDTHDYDFKMKHAKAFLIKGHRVKITLVFRGRENMYKDLGAEVLKRVDKDLEVLGTAERKFFLEGKSMMSNYMPDAKKIKLYEKEHPEEFATLSKQKPPVEETDDNDDEITETTEE; translated from the coding sequence ATGATACGTTTTTCGGAGGTTAGAGTAATCGGAGCGGACAACGAGCCGTTGGGAGTTATGTCTTCGCGCGATGCAATGGATGTTGCGAGGGGCAGAGATTTGGATTTGGTTTTGATTGCGGAAGCCGCCACTCCGCCCGTTTGCAAGGTTATGAATTACGGAAAATACAAGTATGAGCAGGCTAAAAAACAGAAAGACAACAAGAAAAAACAAGCAAAAACTACCGTAAAAGAGATAAAACTTGCTCCGAGAGTTGATACGCACGACTACGATTTTAAAATGAAGCACGCAAAGGCGTTTTTGATTAAAGGACACAGAGTAAAAATAACGCTTGTTTTTCGCGGGCGCGAGAATATGTATAAGGATTTGGGCGCAGAAGTTTTGAAGAGGGTCGATAAAGACTTGGAAGTTTTGGGAACAGCCGAGAGAAAATTCTTTTTGGAAGGCAAGAGTATGATGTCAAATTATATGCCCGACGCCAAAAAGATAAAGCTGTACGAAAAAGAGCACCCTGAAGAATTTGCAACTTTGAGCAAACAAAAACCGCCTGTGGAGGAGACTGACGACAACGACGACGAAATCACAGAAACTACTGAAGAATAA
- the thrS gene encoding threonine--tRNA ligase encodes MKVFLPDGTRIEIADNATVAELASTISIGLAKNALAGCVNGELVDLNYKLSDGDKVSVITFDSPEGKEVFWHSSSHLLAQAVQDLYPNAKLAVGPAIENGFYYDFGDVEPFKPEDLTAIEKKMTEISLQKKEYTRSVMSREEAKKYFESKGEKYKIELLESNIVGDPSFYTQGAWQDMCRGPHLPDTGYIKAFKLLATSSAHWRPEHHKDNPVMMQRIYGISFPKKKDLDEYITLLEEAKKRDHRKLGKELDLFSFHEEGIGFPFWHTKGMTLYDEVAKFSRAEHIKRGYGEIKTPVILNETMWHKSGHWDKYKDNMYFVEIDEQPYAIKPMNCPGGLLIYKNTVRSYRDLPIRNFEFGLVHRHEKSSALHGLFRVRQFTQDDAHIFCMPEQIETEINDVIEFIFDVYKTFGFSDFFVELSTKPEKYIGDDSVWEIAEKSLQNVLENRKIDYKLNPGDGAFYGPKIDFHIRDCLKRSWQCGTIQLDFSMPMRFELEYTGSDGQKKCPVMIHRALLGSMERFIGILLEHYAGFMPLWLAPVQAKIIAVSDNFLPYAETVFGKLKQAGIRVEMDTRNEKIGFKIRDAEVNKVPYMLIIGEKEQSAGNISVRLHGQGDLGAQEIDKFIEKLQKQVSEKSGY; translated from the coding sequence ATGAAAGTATTTCTTCCCGACGGAACTCGGATTGAAATTGCCGATAATGCTACCGTTGCCGAACTTGCTTCGACAATAAGCATAGGTCTTGCAAAAAATGCGCTCGCGGGTTGCGTGAATGGTGAATTAGTCGATTTGAATTATAAATTGTCCGACGGCGACAAGGTTTCGGTCATTACTTTTGACTCGCCCGAGGGTAAAGAGGTGTTTTGGCATTCTTCGTCGCATTTGCTTGCGCAGGCGGTGCAGGACTTGTATCCGAACGCAAAATTGGCGGTAGGTCCTGCAATCGAAAACGGTTTTTATTATGATTTTGGAGACGTGGAGCCGTTTAAGCCCGAAGATTTGACTGCTATTGAGAAAAAAATGACTGAAATATCATTGCAGAAAAAAGAATATACTCGCTCCGTTATGAGCCGCGAAGAGGCAAAAAAATACTTTGAAAGCAAGGGCGAAAAATATAAAATAGAACTGCTCGAAAGCAATATTGTCGGCGACCCGTCATTTTATACTCAGGGTGCTTGGCAGGATATGTGCCGCGGACCGCATTTGCCCGATACGGGATATATTAAGGCGTTCAAATTGCTTGCGACTTCATCGGCGCATTGGCGTCCCGAGCATCATAAGGACAATCCTGTTATGATGCAGAGAATTTACGGGATTTCGTTTCCGAAAAAGAAAGATTTGGACGAATATATTACGCTTTTGGAAGAGGCGAAAAAGCGCGACCACCGCAAACTCGGCAAAGAATTGGACTTGTTCAGTTTTCACGAAGAGGGGATAGGTTTCCCGTTTTGGCACACCAAGGGAATGACGCTTTACGACGAAGTTGCAAAATTCAGCCGCGCGGAGCATATAAAACGCGGCTACGGCGAAATAAAAACGCCCGTTATTCTGAACGAAACAATGTGGCATAAAAGCGGACATTGGGACAAATATAAGGACAATATGTATTTTGTCGAAATCGACGAACAGCCTTATGCGATTAAGCCGATGAACTGCCCGGGCGGACTTCTGATTTACAAAAACACCGTTCGTTCTTACCGCGATTTGCCTATCCGTAATTTTGAATTCGGACTTGTTCACAGGCACGAAAAATCGTCGGCGCTTCACGGGCTTTTCAGGGTGCGCCAATTTACTCAGGACGACGCGCATATATTTTGTATGCCCGAGCAAATCGAAACAGAAATTAACGATGTTATAGAATTTATATTCGACGTGTATAAGACATTCGGTTTCAGCGACTTTTTTGTTGAATTATCGACAAAACCCGAAAAGTACATCGGCGACGACAGCGTTTGGGAAATCGCGGAAAAATCATTGCAAAACGTTCTCGAAAACCGCAAAATCGACTACAAATTAAACCCGGGCGACGGCGCGTTTTACGGACCTAAAATTGATTTTCATATTCGCGACTGCCTTAAAAGAAGCTGGCAATGCGGCACAATTCAGTTGGATTTCAGTATGCCTATGCGCTTTGAATTGGAATACACGGGCAGCGACGGACAAAAAAAATGTCCCGTTATGATACACCGCGCGCTTTTGGGCTCAATGGAGCGATTTATCGGAATTCTGCTTGAACATTACGCAGGATTTATGCCGCTTTGGCTTGCTCCCGTCCAAGCAAAAATAATAGCTGTCAGCGACAACTTTTTGCCTTACGCCGAAACAGTTTTTGGGAAACTAAAGCAAGCGGGAATTAGAGTGGAAATGGATACTCGAAACGAAAAAATCGGCTTTAAGATTAGGGACGCGGAAGTTAATAAAGTTCCTTATATGCTGATTATAGGCGAAAAAGAGCAGAGCGCGGGCAATATTTCCGTCAGGCTTCACGGTCAGGGAGATTTGGGCGCGCAGGAGATAGACAAATTTATTGAAAAACTGCAAAAACAGGTATCCGAAAAATCGGGATATTGA
- a CDS encoding InlB B-repeat-containing protein gives MEQNKHKFILLLLAITVATAIASTGGGGLVGANFGTIENSYSAGLIVGSVSNIGGLVGSNSGTVANSFFNSQTSGRTDNDGRGVPLTTTQMRQQSYFTNWNFTTIWGINANINDGFPFLRHINAGNITFHRVVFNSNGGSAIPYLSNISPGSQITAPSAPTRSDFTFGGWFLDLGLTTAWDFDSDIVNENITLYARWTSNTPPVSVTPIPPNAITPINVQIHNGSEIRPDVQVVVNGIILQRDIDYTVEFTNNIAVSSSATVTVKGISDYSGTATAMFTIVAPGIMIINVDWGNTFFIYDGSLQVPSASVAGDYEIKIVGGQSNAGSHAAVAQLVGEYPNVMLRNHVMPFTINPKELTVQWTNLGPFTFDWTVQVPAASVSDGETDIPLHVSGLRSGAGENIPVLAIIEDEATRRNYILRENTRAYTIRKRQINIVIEAERDERVSLALSTTERDTVNVALAPDLLPNRANLQNLISTLLGFNNFATDPDGQTDDISVFGTERPTVRIIDIPEPEIEASSRFGRSDDLVRYRLYLLRIETEGMLAENYQIGATEFFIRTDEFRPSFIRQNALRDSRYGIILENAVVSDFARISVITPERATVNLVILDNLGNVVFSETSAYGRVSNPPLQNADDNAIIWDLTNPSGRFVANGTYLIIAEATGISGRRYLYSARIGVSR, from the coding sequence ATGGAACAAAACAAACACAAATTCATCCTCTTGCTACTAGCAATAACAGTAGCAACAGCAATTGCAAGCACCGGCGGCGGCGGCTTGGTCGGCGCCAATTTCGGTACCATCGAAAACAGCTACTCAGCCGGCTTGATTGTCGGCTCCGTAAGCAACATCGGCGGTTTAGTCGGCAGCAACTCCGGCACTGTCGCCAACTCCTTTTTCAACAGCCAAACCAGCGGCAGAACCGACAACGACGGCAGAGGAGTTCCGCTCACCACTACACAAATGCGCCAGCAATCATACTTTACCAACTGGAACTTCACCACAATTTGGGGAATTAACGCCAATATAAATGACGGCTTTCCGTTTTTGCGCCACATTAACGCCGGCAACATCACATTCCACAGAGTTGTATTCAACTCCAACGGCGGCTCCGCAATCCCTTACCTTAGCAACATCAGCCCGGGCTCCCAAATCACCGCCCCCTCCGCTCCCACCCGAAGCGACTTTACTTTCGGCGGCTGGTTTCTCGATTTGGGACTAACCACGGCTTGGGATTTCGATAGCGATATTGTCAACGAAAACATCACGCTTTACGCCCGCTGGACGTCAAACACCCCGCCTGTAAGCGTAACCCCTATTCCGCCAAACGCCATAACTCCGATAAATGTGCAGATTCATAACGGCAGCGAAATCCGCCCGGATGTTCAGGTTGTTGTAAACGGAATTATTTTGCAGCGTGATATAGATTATACGGTTGAGTTTACAAATAACATTGCCGTATCGTCCTCGGCTACGGTCACGGTTAAGGGTATCAGTGATTATTCGGGAACGGCTACCGCCATGTTTACGATTGTTGCACCCGGAATAATGATTATAAACGTCGATTGGGGCAATACCTTTTTTATATACGACGGCTCTTTGCAGGTTCCTTCGGCAAGCGTCGCGGGCGATTATGAGATAAAGATAGTGGGCGGACAAAGTAATGCGGGAAGCCATGCCGCCGTCGCTCAATTAGTTGGGGAGTATCCTAATGTAATGCTTAGAAATCATGTGATGCCTTTTACAATTAACCCTAAAGAATTAACCGTTCAATGGACAAATCTCGGACCGTTTACTTTTGATTGGACGGTACAAGTACCCGCGGCAAGCGTAAGCGACGGCGAAACCGACATTCCCCTGCACGTTTCGGGACTTCGAAGCGGAGCGGGAGAAAACATCCCTGTTTTGGCGATAATAGAAGACGAAGCAACTCGTCGAAATTATATATTGCGCGAAAACACCCGCGCCTACACAATACGGAAACGCCAGATAAACATTGTAATAGAAGCCGAAAGAGACGAAAGAGTAAGTTTAGCGCTAAGCACAACAGAAAGAGATACCGTGAATGTAGCCCTAGCCCCTGATTTGCTTCCCAATCGGGCAAATTTGCAAAATCTGATTTCCACATTGCTTGGTTTTAATAACTTTGCAACAGACCCCGACGGACAAACCGACGACATAAGCGTTTTCGGCACAGAGCGCCCCACGGTAAGAATTATCGATATTCCCGAACCAGAAATAGAAGCTTCGTCTCGCTTCGGACGTTCGGACGACCTTGTAAGATACAGATTGTATCTGCTGAGAATAGAAACCGAGGGAATGCTTGCAGAAAACTACCAAATCGGAGCAACGGAGTTTTTTATAAGAACGGATGAGTTTCGTCCAAGTTTTATTCGCCAAAATGCATTGCGCGATAGCAGATACGGGATTATTCTCGAAAACGCGGTAGTGTCGGATTTTGCGAGGATTTCGGTGATAACGCCTGAACGAGCAACGGTGAATTTGGTGATTTTAGATAATTTGGGCAATGTTGTGTTTTCGGAAACCTCCGCGTACGGGCGGGTTTCAAACCCGCCCCTACAAAACGCCGATGATAACGCGATTATATGGGATTTAACCAACCCCTCAGGCAGATTTGTCGCCAACGGCACATATTTGATTATCGCAGAGGCAACAGGTATCAGCGGAAGACGATATTTGTATTCTGCAAGAATTGGCGTAAGCCGATAA
- a CDS encoding formylglycine-generating enzyme family protein — protein MFGFCAQNSTAGTSQTISQGFWIGRFPVTQAQYQVVMTGHPSLSATPSNFSGRPNNPVEMVNFNDITSADGFLARVGARLPTAHEWEFAARGGNRRQGNNGGVDFIWAGSNTANDVAWYDQHRPTLSTQPVGGLAANELGIYDMSGNVWEWTSTPFSSGRVLRGGSWMSFVRSARVAAHPYDNWMARNNQYGFRVVFPAI, from the coding sequence ATGTTTGGTTTCTGTGCGCAAAACAGTACGGCAGGCACAAGTCAGACAATAAGTCAAGGGTTTTGGATAGGGCGTTTCCCTGTAACGCAAGCGCAGTATCAGGTGGTAATGACAGGGCACCCAAGTTTAAGTGCTACTCCGTCGAATTTTAGCGGTCGTCCCAACAATCCTGTGGAGATGGTAAATTTTAATGATATAACTTCAGCGGATGGTTTTTTGGCACGTGTTGGCGCACGGCTTCCGACAGCCCACGAATGGGAATTTGCAGCCCGCGGCGGAAATCGTCGGCAAGGAAATAACGGAGGAGTAGATTTTATTTGGGCGGGTAGCAATACAGCAAACGATGTTGCTTGGTATGACCAGCATAGACCGACACTAAGCACTCAACCTGTTGGAGGTTTAGCGGCAAATGAGTTAGGGATCTACGATATGAGCGGTAATGTTTGGGAATGGACGAGTACACCGTTTAGTAGTGGACGCGTGTTACGCGGAGGGAGTTGGATGTCTTTTGTGCGTAGTGCTCGTGTAGCGGCCCATCCCTACGACAATTGGATGGCTCGCAACAACCAATACGGTTTCCGCGTGGTGTTTCCCGCAATTTAA